The nucleotide sequence CTAACAGAAGTAATTTCTAAGAAGCAAAataacaaacacatagagtgcaatcaATGCATTATTACTAAATGTTTGTGAATCAAATTCACGCCGCCATTGATCTGTCCTATGCATCATTCCTGTAATCATTGAAGTAATTAGAAAAAGAGGATGTGAATTTAGTTACAGATCTAGAAGTGAGAAGTTAGAACGCAAACTGAGAAATAGATCGAGGAGGAGAAGGCACGTCAATGCATGAGGAGAAGCTAGCAGAGCAGAAGctcgaaaaaggaggagaaactcACAGATCTGGAGAAAATCTTGATGGAGGAGGAGAACGCGCCACCGGAGGAGAACATCGCCATAGGAGATTATCGCTGGAGAGATCGTCACTAAAGGAGATAAGGAGAGAGTTTTGGTTCACAACACAGAATCTCGATGGAGAGGAGATTCTGGTCAGAGGAGAACGCCGTCGGCGCTGAAGTAGATCGTCGCCGGAGCAGATCACAGTGACCACGTCGTTTTCGTCCTTCTTCTAACACAGTGGCAGCGTCATTTTTGTTTTGGTATGTAATTCTAGGGTTGAATCAGAGTTTGAGACTATTTTAAATAATGGGCACTGATAATGGCGGTTTAGAACCGCCAAAATCTCTTAAAACTGCCATTTTATACAAATTAATTATGGCACTAAGATCCAATGCCATAATATCCAAATATTATGGCAGTTTTTTAGAACCGCCATAatataaatgccattttaaacaGATTTTTTTGTAGTGCTAGTACataccatagcatacatcaagctTCCAACAGCTGAGGCATAAGGAATTTCATCCATTGCTTGTTACTCCTCATCAGTGGTTGGACACTGCTTGGTGCTCAACTTAAAATGAGGAGCAAAAGAACTAGCAACACATTTGGCATCATTCATGCCAAATCTTTGAAGCACCTTCTTTATGTATTTCTCCTATGACAAATAAAGCTTCTTGAAATCTCTATAACGAGTAATAGTCATGCCCAAAATTATTTGGCAGGACCCAAGTCCTTCATAGTAAAGAACTTGCTCAACTGTTTCTTCAACTCATTAATCCTCAAAGCATTCTTACCCACAAtcaaaatatcatccacataaaacaaaagaatgataaaatcatcatcagaaaaattttgcacaaatacacaatgatCTGAAGTTGTCTTACGATAACCATGCTTCCCCATAACAGATTCAAACTTCTTGTACCACGgtcttggagcttgcttcaacccataaaGACTCTTCTTAAACTTGCACACAAAATCTTCCTTTCCTTTAACAACAAAGCCCTCCGGTTGCTCCATGTAGATCTCCTTGTCTAAATTACCATGAAAAAAAGCTGTCTTCACATCCATTTTCTCAATCTCCAGATCAAGAGACGCTGCAGCACgaatggatgacatcctcacaACAGGAGAAAAGATCTCCTCTAATCAACACCTTTTCTCTGGCTAAAACCTCTAACAACAAATCTAGCCTTATACCGAGGCTTAGAATTGTGCTCTTCATTCTTGATTCTGAATACCCATTTGTTCTTCAAAACTTGAATACCCTTCGGTAGCTTCACCAACTCATAGGTATCATTCTCAAGCAAGgacttcatttcttcttgcatagcttcaagccattgagtTTTGCTTTCATCTTCAACAGCCTCTCCAAAGCATTCAGGTTCTCTCCCATCAGTCAACAAAACAAACTCATGTGGAGAATACCTTGACGAATGCTTTCTCTCTCTTGTAGACCTTCTAAGTGCATTTGCAGGAATTTCTAAAGCTGGTTCTTCatcttgatcatcatcaccaacttcaTCAAGTATCGAATCAACTGTTCCATCTTCACCTGCACTAGTATCATGCTAATTATTTTGAGCTTCAACTCTACCATCTTCTACCATAGGCATAGAGGGAGTAATATCCAAGTCAGAAAAATCATCACTAGGCTAAACCATTGGCTTCTCCACATTATCAACATCCTTCAATGTTTGGatttttttaagggtttttttcAATCTAtgtaaatgaatttttttttctttgcttgTTTTTTGTATATATTTAGGGCCGATAGTTATAAAGCTATCAATGTACATTTGAATTGTTGATCATAAATTTGATGTATTTGTGAATTTtgtctcttttaatttttatatttcgaTATAGATATTgtgaatattttttatatttatttaaaaattgatctatgtctgatttttttatattttgttaaaatataattattcataaaAATAAGTTTTAATAGTGGTAtatgtaaaattaataaaaatctaTAATTAAGAAATCAGTAACAGTGGCTGATTTAGCTACTGATTTTAGATTTTTAGATAAGACATCAGCGATTGATTTTCTCAGTGACAAAAAAAGTGGTCGTTATTTAGCGACCGAAGTTGGTTGCTATTTTTAAGTTAGCGACCAAGGTTTTAACGACCACCAAATCAATCGGTCGCTATTCCGgtaatttcttgtagtgaataaaaaatacaaaatgctTCTCTAGACATCTTGGGACATACCTAAATATCATCACATATCAGTCGTATCTAACTTTATTCTTaacttatatttttaaaattaattttaaaaataatgtaTTATCATTTATTAATgcagaaaaatattttaaatattttatataattaaaaaatattaaaaataattaaaatattattttgtgtGGTATCGTATTCTTTATATCCGTGTCAACGTGCATACATGCTAATCATTATACAAAAGGTGTGGAGGGGAGTCTAAATATGGCTACAATTTTCAAGTTGTATATATTCTTATAACTAAAGCACGAAATGATTTTTTGTAAGCATAGAATGCTGGAACTTGTTGACTTGTTCTCCTCTATTTGGGTCGAAGGTCCTTAATAATTATCGGAAAAAAAGGGCACTAGTACATTGCTTCTAATTTACTAaataaaatatgtattttattaacaaaaaatttgaatttagtaGTTTTTAACAATTTTAGTTAGTATTTAATTAGTATAaatattaacttatttttaacaaataaattatattaatttatatatataaattttttataaatatagatATAAAATATTACTGATCAATTATTGGCAATAATATTTGCCGGCAATGTAATGTTTTATTAATATAACGGTTGAATTACAATAATTCATAATGAAGAATTGACATAAATATTTCAACCATAGTAGTTATtgcgaaaaaagaaaaatattgttcAACAAGCGACACTGTTATTATTCGATACTAACTCATCATTAAAGCACATAAAATACCAATTAGTTTAAAATAAACGGAAGGTCCATTTGATAATCCTTTTAGCAATCAAGTTATATGCTGCCTCTGTCAAGTGTATACCATCCCAAGAAATATAATGGGATGGATCATGACACGCACTTGGACAACGTGATCCATTGTTAACTCCAGCAGCACAGCATGAATTTTGAATTGTTTTGAATCCTGCAATGGCATGATGATGAATAATCCACAATTATATTATTACTGATAATCatcgttaaaaataaaaaaatccttcCTTAAAACGTAATCTGCAAATTATTTGTAATAATGAATGAATATATTCTCTATCATTATTGTGGttgaatataaaaaattaaattgttttataagtttctataattttattaaatttataattaaattttataattatttttaattaaatttttatattgttttaaattttgtaataattttttttatataaaaaacgtTAATNNNNNNNNNNNNNNNNNNNNNNNNNNNNNNNNNNNNNNNNNNNNNNNNNNNNNNNNNNNNNNNNNNNNNNNNNNNNNNNNNNNNNNNNNNNNNNNNNNNNNNNNNNNNNNNNNNNNNNNNNNNNNNNNNNNNNNNNNNNNNNNNNNNNNNNNNNNNNNNNNNNNNNNNNNNNNNNNNNNNNNNNNNNNNNNNNNNNNNNNNNNNNNNNNNNNNNNNNNNNNNNNNNNNNNNNNNNNNNNNNNNNNNNNNNNNNNNNNNNNNNNNNNNNNNNNNNNNNNNNNNNNNNNNNNNNNNNNNNNNNNNNNNNNNNNNNNNNNNNNNNNNNNNNNNNNNNNNNNNNNNNNNNNNNNNNNNNNNNNNNNNNNNNNNNNNNNNNNNNNNNNNNNNNNNNNNNNNNNNNNNNNNNNNNNNNNNNNNNNNNNNNNNNNNNNNNNNNNNNNNNNNNNNNNNNNNNNNNNNNNNNNNNNNNNNNNNNNNNNNNNNNNNNNNNNNNNNNNNNNNNNNNNNNNNNNNNNNNNNNNNNNNNNNNNNNNNNNNNNNNNNNNNNNNNNNNNNNNNNNNNNNNNNNNNNNNNNNNNNNNNNNNNNNNNNNNNNNNNNNNNNNNNNNNNNNNNNNNNNNNNNNNNNNNNNNNNNNNNNNNNNNNNNNNNNNNNNNNNNNNNNNNNNNNNNNNNNNNNNNNNNNNNNNNNNNNNNNNNNNNNNNNNNNNNNNNNNNNNNNNNNNNNNNNNNNNNNNNNNNNNNNNNNNNNNNNNNNNNNNNNNNNNNNNNNNNNNNNNNNNNNNNNNNNNNNNNNNNNNNNNNNNNNNNNNNNNNNNNNNNNNNNNNNNNNNNNNNNNNNNNNNAAGAATAGTTTAACTAAtataaaaaagaatattttaaACATGTCCAACTAAAGAAGacatggatatatatatatatgtatatacttaCCATATCGTTTTGGAGAATGATATAATGGCAACGCAGCACGGTAATAATCTGCATAGATGATATTTGTATTGGGATAAAGCCTTTGAAGTCGATTTATTTCTACGCGAAGTTTCTTGTTATAATCTTGAGCAAGCTCATTTAACCTTTTGAGACAACCAGCTTCATCATATTCCTTCATATTCGTAGTATTGAATATTCTTAAATAGATGACATTGCATCCAATTGGGAAATTTCCAGGAACAATCATAGTTCGAGCCCCTAGATGAATCAATTTCTGAcaataaccataaaaaaaaaaaaagtaatacatTATGCATATTAATATGGTGAGAGGAAAAAACGAATCTTTCATTGTGAAACACAACTATTAAAATATATGAactataattatttaattaatcaaACTTACATTGATAGCTGAAGAGATTTCATTAATCACAAAAGGTATGTATGCCTTGATTTCTTCAACACTCTTCCTCAAAAAAAGTGGGTGATTGAAATCATTGCCACCAATCTCCCCCACAAGAAACAAAGAGCTCCCAAGAACTTTTTTACAGTCTGCAAAAATAGAATATAATAGACCATGTGTTTCATTTATATTTCTCATGTATATAATATACTATATAgatataatatataatagaaaTATGANNNNNNNNNNNNNNNNNNNNNNNNNNNNNNNNNNNNNNNNNNNNNNNNNNNNNNNNNNNNNNNNNNNNNNNNNNNNNNNNNNNNNNNNNNNNNNNNNNNNNNNNNNNNNNNNNNNNNNNNNNNNNNNNNNNNNNNNNNNNNNNNNNNNNNNNNNNNNNNNNNNtttataaaaataaattttgctAACTTGAACTCGACATAGCCTCTTAGTTAGAATATAAAATAAAGTAATTACTATATTTACTAATTTCGCATTTATTAGTATACATCAATTATTAATAATACACTAATAATTATAAAGGAAATTTTCTTCATTAAATCAATTTTTTCTTTAGAAACTTTTATTCTTTAATTATTCATCtgtcttgttttaattttaagtttagtcTTGACAAATATATAATCAACATTGTGAAATATATTATGGAGATAAATTGTcacaaatttataaaatttgaaCTAATTAATAAGAATGTACGTAATACAATAATAAATTTATAGCTCTTATATTATTTGCTTTTGAACCATATATAGTGCataatttttatgtatttaaaaaGCATATCAAACTATCTTAGAAAGCTACCTAAAGAATTAATATTtagcaaataaaataaaagtaagagTTACCTGAAGAAGAATTACAAATTGAAGGGAGGAAGTGTTTGAACCAATCTAACTGGACGGCAAGGGAATAGTTGGTGGCAATATTAAGGATACCCCTCTCTATGAAGAAGCTTGAATTCAAGGCAGTGGCACCTGCAACCGCAAAGTTCACTCCCTCTCTTGCCTTCCAATCTTTTTTTATCTTCCCATTCTTGATTCCTAGATACGGTTTCAGCAGTGGTAGCCCCATCTTCTGAGCTGCCAAAcacaaacaaaattaataaaaatagaaaagggTCTTTATAATGTCTTttataatcaaattttataaataatataataaaaatataattaaaagtaCATAATACAGCTGTGACAAATTTATtacatttataaaaaatttaatgatTCTACtacaaaaaatttgtttgtcaacATATAACCAATACTCGTATATTTAATTTGAAGAAGGAAAGTAGAGTATATATGTCAGCTAAAATAAGTTTGTTGGTGTAACTTGTAAGGAGGAAAGAATTTAAAATAGCAAGGAATTAATAGTACGAGAGAGAAATAAAGAAGAACAAAAGAGAATTaggaaagaataaaaaaagagagaTATGGAGAAGATAATTTTATTGATGAAATTTTAAAGAGAATAAATACAAATTActaattttatagttttttaATTCTCTCACTAttactctatttataataaattattctattcctAATGAGAATTTTTTAGTTGGGTTATAGGGTCAGTTTTACTCCTTATATTTGACTACATGTATGTTGGCTAAAAAAGTGTCACCTATCGGCCTTTATAAACGAGAATCTCATGATATTATTTGTGAAATTTTattacaaatataaatcaaatgtaattatattatttctaaatttgaataTATTATNNNNNNNNNNNNNNNNNNNNNNNNNNNNNNNNNNNNNNNNNNNNNNNNNNNNNNNNNNNNNNNNNNNNNNNNNNNNNNNNNNNNNNNNNNNNNNNNNNNNNNNNNNNNNNNNNNNNNNNNNNNNNNNNNNNNNNNNNNNNNNNNNNNNNNNNNNNNNNNNNNNNNNNNNNNNNNNNNNNNNNNNNNNNNNNatttattttatttgtatattGTTTTTACCTAAATAACAAAatattatgaatttgaaatatgttatttatttatttatttattttatcaacttAAACCGTTACTGTTATTTTTGTAAAACTTAAAAGGTAAAATTTTATAACCAATTTGAGTTGGTCGAGTAAtcgtcagctcactcgtccgcttaaataAATGTTGGAGGTTTAAATATCGCGTTATACAT is from Arachis ipaensis cultivar K30076 chromosome B01, Araip1.1, whole genome shotgun sequence and encodes:
- the LOC107617320 gene encoding GDSL esterase/lipase At1g28580 (The sequence of the model RefSeq protein was modified relative to this genomic sequence to represent the inferred CDS: added 275 bases not found in genome assembly) yields the protein MAAYSSSLTVLLLLLHVTAMSMISMGVAGSYGQSHRYKAIYSFGDSLADTGNLYYDTEKLSASHASCLHLPYGETYFHRPTGRCSDGRLIVDFLAQKMGLPLLKPYLGIKNGKIKKDWKAREGVNFAVAGATALNSSFFIERGILNIATNYSLAVQLDWFKHFLPSICNSSSDCKKVLGSSLFLVGEIGGNDFNHPLFLRKSVEEIKAYIPFVINEISSAINKLIHLGARTMIVPGNFPIGCNVIYLRIFNTTNMKEYDEAGCLKRLNELAQDYNKKLRVEINRLQRLYPNTNIIYADYYHASLQLYQSPTQFGFTKSILDSCCPLANANYHNAPVKHCGEPGLISCNDPSQFITWDGVHLTEAAYKRIAKGLLKGSFTNPKIGISCDSDI